The sequence AGAGATGTGCTCTCTACACCTCGGACTGCAGCATGGAGTAGGAATCAGGtacgtttattttatttttttgagagatACAGGGCTAGTGGGGCACTATAAGGGCACAGATgtgtggcactataagggggtcgCAGATAGGCAtccctataagggggcacagatgtgtggcactataaggggggcacagtgtgtggcactataagggggcacgaCACAGTGTGTAGCACTTAAAGGGGGCACAGTATGTGGTACTATAAGGAGGAGCAGTGTGTGACAAAATAAATAGGGCACAGTGTGTGGCACTACAGGGATCACAGTGTGTGGCActagagggggcacagtgtgtgcAACTATAAAGTGGTCACAGTTTTTGCCACTATAAAGGGGCTATGTAAGCTACTAGGGGATCTAAAGGGGGCTACTtaaactactgggggaactatagggggcTATTtacaatactgggggcactataggggactatTTAAACTATGATGGCATTAAAATTACTATAGGTACTATATGGAAGcattatacagtgctgcccataattattcctacccctggcaaattttgacttaaagttacttttattcaaccagcaagtaattttttgacaggaaattacataggtgtcacccaaaagataataagacgatgtacaagaggcattattgtgggaaaaaacatttctcagcttttatttacatttgagcaaaaagtgtccggtCCAAAATTATTCACACCCTTctgaataatcaatagaaaagcctttattggctattacagcaatcaaatgcttcctataattgcagaccagctttttgcaggtctccacaggtatttttgcccattcatctttagcaatgagctccaatctttccggttggagggtcttcttgccatcaccctgatctttagctccctccacagattctcaattggattcaagtctggactctggctgtgccactccaaaacgttaatgttgttgactgctaaccatttcttcaccacttttgctgtgtgttttgggtcattgtcatgctgaaatgttcaCTggggcccaaggccaagtttctctgcagactgcctgatgttgtcgttgagaatcctcatgtattgctcttttttcatggtgccgtttactgtgattaggttccctggtccattggctgaaaaacacccccaaagcattaggttcccaccaccatgtttgacagtggggatggtgttctttgggttgaaggcttctcccttTTCACGCCaattgaaggaaacatcattgtgaccaaacaattaaatttttgtttcttctgaccataacacagtagaccagaagtcttcttctttgtccagatgagcttttgcaaaggccaagcaagcttttgtgtgccttatctggagaagtggcatcctccatggtctgcatccgtggaacccagcagtgtgcaatgtccattggattgtctgccttgagaccttgctgcccagattcaccaggatggccttggtggtgatccttggattttttctcacctctctaactatcctccgaccatgtcctctgagattttccacagtgtggaacatcttgaattttttgctcaaatgtaaataaaagctgagaaatgttttttcccacaataatgcctcttgtactttctggttgaataaaagtaactttaagtcaaaatttgcctggggtatgaataattatggacaGCACTGTAACTaccggggcactatataggggccttATTACTTCTGGGTGCACTATGGTGGTTTTAATACTACTAAGAGAACTATTGGGGCGTTTatcaatactgggggcactttgagGATAATTTTACTGctggcctacagtcgtggccaaaagttttgagaatgacaaaaatattagttttcacaaagtttgatgctaaactgcttttagatctttatttcagttgtttctgtgatgtagtgaaatataattacatgcacttcatacgtttcaaaggcttttatcgacaattacatgacatttatgcaaagagtcagtatttgcagtgttggcccttctttttcaggacctctgcaatttgactgggcatgctctcaatcaacttctgggccaattcctgactgatagcaacccattctttcataatcacttcttggagtttgtcagaattagtgggtttttgtttgtccacccgcctcttgaggattgaccacaagttctcaatgggattaagatctggggagtttccaggccatggacccaaaatgtcaacgttttggtcaccggaaaatgcattgttcttcaccaaactgttgttggattgttggaagaagttgctgttggagggtgttttggtaccattctttattcatggctgtgtttttgggaaaaattgtgagtgagcccactcccttggatgagaagcaaccccacacatgaatggtctcaggatgctttactgttggcatgacacaggactgatggtagcgctcaccttttcttctccggacaagcctttttccagatgccccaagcaatcggaaagaggctttatcggagaatatgactttgccccagtcctcagcagtccattcaccagactttctgcagaagatcaatctgtccctgatgtttttttggagagaagtggcttctttgctgcccttcttgacaccaggccatcttccaaaagtcttcgcctcactgtgtttgcagatgcgctcacacctgcttgctgccattcctgagcaagctctgcactgatggcactccgatcccgcagctgaatcctctttaggagacgatcctggcgcttgctggactttcttggacgccctgaagccttcttaacaagaattgaacctctttccttgaagttcttgatgatcctataaattgttgattgaggtgcaatcttagtagccacaatatccttgcctgtgaagccatttttatgcaacgcaatgatggctgcacgcttttatttgcaggtcaccatggttaacaatggaagaacaatgatttcaagcatcaccctccttttaacatgtcaagtctgccattttaacccaatcagcctgacataatgatctccagccttgtgctcgtcaacattctcacctgagttaacaagacgattactgaaatgatctcagcaggtccattaatgacagcaattaaatgcagtggaaaggttttttgggactaagttaattttcatggaaaagaaggactatgcaattcatctgatcactcttcataacattctggagtatatgcaaattgctattataaaaacttaagcagcaacttttccaatttccaatgtttttgtcattctcaaaacttttggccacgactgtactatagggggctttattacaatTGGAGCCACTATAAGAAAAACATTTCTattatggggcattattactattaccaGGGgtactattgtttttttttatcatgacAATGTGGAGGACACTACTGCTAGCAGGGGTACTttcggggagcattatcactattaGGGTCCTCTTACTAATGAGGGCTCTCCAGGTAAGAGTTTTAGATATTATTatagtgggactttggggagcactgttactacaGAGGGACTGTTTGTATTGACCTATAtctacagtatagtatttgggtgcATTGGGGCACACAATTGGCACTGTTTTTAGGGTAGCAGCCGGATAACtctgttggggcaccaggatgaggattatagaaaaattaggAACTTAAGATGTCTGTGTGCAAACTCTACAGAGagaagatgtggctgaaagaacttgtgatgaaggTCTGACCTGAatcgagaagatgaggaaagagaaaatctacatcagagaagagacatCTCTGGATATAAGAGATATGTGTTGCTGTAATACCCCGTTTGTATTGTAgagctgtatgtaatgtccatccaaaaaTGTCTTTAAAAGGGATGTGTATCCTCTTTATATTTATAACCtaccctcagaataggtcatcaataacagataggcgggggtctgacacccagcacccccattgatcagctgtttgaagagggtgTGGTGCTCCATGCGACACtggttcctgttcattacactgcccgttgTCTCCTCTCTAGTGgtggtgtagtgtaattacaagtactcaccttattcacttgaatggagtatatacttgtcattacactgcgacgacgtgcagtgtaatgaacaggaagtggTGCTCCCATCATGGGGCTGCTTGTTCACAAACTGCAGAGGGAACTTACTGGTATATGGCATGTTACCGCTGCAGACAATCACTGATCAGTGGTCCAATGCTGAGGACACAATCTTGCGGCCATTGTCGATGAACATCTTGTTTGGTGGAGAGAGAGCCAGTAGAATATTTGCTGCTTAATGCACTTTAGAAAGTGATCGGCTACTGTCGCCTAGGCCAATCAGCTCTGACACCAAGGACATGAGTTGTGACTAACCTGATTTCTTTTTATGagaaggtgagtagaagcctggactaaGGGGCAGCTATGGATGTAGTGTTGTTAGATTTTGTAAAGGCttctgatactgtccctcatagacgtttaataggtaaaatatggtctatagcaggcatggccaacttgcggctctccagcttttgtaaaactacaactcgcaCCACACcagtaggctgaaagctgtaggcagtctgggcatgctgggagttgtagttttgcaacagctggagagtctcaggttggccatccctggtctatagtcttggaaagtatagtttgtaattggattgaaaattggctgaaggaccgtgtccagagagttgtggtcaatgattccaatTCAGAATAGTCCAGGGTTATTAGTAGTGTACCTCAAGATTTAAGTCACTTCTAGTTTTCAAGAATGTGAAATGTCAGAAGAATATTAGAGACAAAGGTTTATTTCAGCTTTTAATTCTTTCACCACACTCCCAGTAGCTCAAAAGTTTTCATGCACCAACTTGACTGTTCCTTAAATAAAATTCCATAAAATGATGTTATGGTTTAGCTTCTGAAATGATAATTGATGTcacttgagttattttgaggtgcAACTGTGGCAATATTTAAAAGTCTATTTTAAATGCTTACATTTCTCCATGTTTGACATCATAGGAAGATCATAAGAAATTAGTCAAGATCAAGACTTTTATCCGTCATAAGAGAAAGTAAAGTCCAGTCGACagtgcaagatcttcaagcaaaatggtggctattttttacactatttcaggttaaatcaattcacACGAAGtaggaggaaattcagctttggggCGAATCAAATTAATCCTGAAATCAAGATCTGCTGATCACTAGTGAGCGGCTCAGCAtcaattagagatgagaaaatcaaTTCTAATTGAATCAAATTCCACCCTTATTTTGTAACATCTCAAGTTGCATCTgaatctgagagagagagaaacaAAACTAAGAGAGAATACGAGTCCTATGAGACTAGTGTTATACAAAAATTTTCAGGCCAGTtagagcacttttgatttgggtagaGTCAATTTGCACTCAAATCAAATCTGTTAAACAATTTACATTAATAGTGATTTGCTTGTCTCTAAATGTGCATTAATGTTTATTACGGGATATGTGTTTATGTAATGTTTGCTGTATGGCTTTCTTAATGTCTTTAttcctcagactgtatataaaggggttaataaatggagtaaatacagtatacagcagagaGATGATTTTACTACTGACCCAAGTTTTTTCTCTCTTAGGGAAAACATAAACACTAAACATAGTCCAGTAAAAAATGGAGACCACAATGAGGTGGGAGctacaggtggagaaggctttctgTCTACCAGTAATGGATGGGATCCTTAAGACTGATATCACAATGTAAGTATAAGAAACTACAATGATTGAGGTTGGGACCATTACAGTTGGAGCTCCCAAAACAAAAATCTCCAAGTGAACAGAGAAGGTGTCAGAACAGGAAAGTTCTAGTAAGGGGACAATGTCACAGAATAAATGGTCGATGATATTTGACCCACAAAAGTTTAGTTTTGATGATGTTATCGTTATAATCAATGAAAAAACATTACCCATCAACCAACTAATAATGAGTGATGTAACACAAAATCTATTCGTCATGACAGAGGAGTAACGGAGGGGATTACAGATggccacatatctgtcataagacATCACAGCGAGAAGAAAACACTCTAATGCTTCAGTGCAATCAAAAAAATGAAACTGAGTCATACAACCAATAAAACTGACGGTTCCTCCATTATTCAGTAGGATGTGGAGCAGGTTGGGGACAATATTTGTGGATAATAAGATGTCACTGATGGACAGTTGTGAGATAAAGAAGTACATTGGGGTGTGGAGGTTCTTGGTGGTGGACACCAGTATGATGATCAGGAGGTTCCCACATATTGTGGCAACAAAAACAACAAGGAACAGAAGAAATAGAAGATTTCTCAAAAGTTGGCTGCTTTGAAATCCTAAGAGGAGAAACTTTGTGACCACAGTCAGATTTGTCTGCAAGTACAATAAGAAATTAAAAGAAACATCTAATAACATTAAGCCaggctgtgattttttttttttttttgtaaattctttattttctgaATTTTTCAAACAAGATATAGACAAACAATAGCCTGTTGGCCATAGATTGGAATTACACCAAGCTCAAGTATATAAGCATAACAAATAACAAATGCTTAAAGTAACATCATATAGCCATATGTGGTAGCACCTGCTCTGGCAATGATTGCGGACTCCTGTATTACTCCTAGGAGCATAAGAGATTTGCTTTGTGGTAGCCTAGTGGAGTAATAAGGGGAGCTATGGCTGCCTGAAAGATATGCACAATTATACCTTATAGAGGGACGgagagaaagaaaaaggaaatgggGGTATAATTTAGAGGGAAAAGAAGAGAGGAGGGGAGGAGtaggggagggggagagaaaatAGACAGTGTTCGAGCAGATTCAGTACACGGTAGGATTATATGCGAGTTGGAGGGCAAAATTTGAGATTAGGTTGTCGACCAAAAGACGCCAACCTACTTCTAACTTGCTATGTGGGGATCAAGGCAATTTGCATCACTGCTCTCGCCCGACAGCCTCCAAGGGAGCCAGGTTTTCAGAAATTTCTCGTGATTTCTGTTAATCCAGCTTGTCATTTCTTCGAAATGGCATATTTGATTTACTTTAGCTATCCATTCCTTCACTGAGGGAGCATTAGGGTCTCTCCAGTGGAGAGGTATGATGGCTTTGGCCTCTGCTATGAGATGAGTTACTAAGTTGTGTTTGGATGGCCTGTAAAGGTCGGATGGAAGTGAGAAGATTACCATTTCAAGAGTAATCTTTAGCCCAACAGGTGAGACTTTGTTGATAGTTTTATTGACGCCTTCCCAGAAAGGGATGATTAgagggcatgtccaccatatatGGGATAGAGATCCTTCTCCTCCACCACATCTCCAGCAAGACCGATCAGGGGATAGGCCGCATTTATGCAAGAACTCaggagttctgtaccatctagaaaGGAGCTTGAAGTAGTTTTCCTGCAAGCGCGTGCATGGTGATGAGCCATGCGAAAAAGCTAGGAGTTTTTTAAGTTCCTGATCTGAGAAAACAATGCCAAGCTTCTTCTCCCAGTCTCTGACATATAAGGGTTTTACCACCTCGCCCACGGCTCCCACCAAGGCGTAGATTGCTGAAATTTTCCTCTGTTTACGAAGTGGGGATAGAAGAGTCTTTTCAAACTCTGTCATTTGCCTTGTTGAGTTGAGTTTCTCTCTCAGTCCTCCACACACAGCACCTATGTATGCCTTTGTAAGAAAGAAGCTAGGGGAGCTTTTTATTCGTTCTGGAAGCCGGTTTAAGATACACGTTTCCGTGTCTGGGGTTAATTCCCCTAGTCTGGTCTGAGTTAAAAGTGACCATACTTCCTGGTGGATATCTCCATTAATACCCAAGAGGTCTGGGATGAGGTTTCCAGGTAGTAGAAGGGACGGGTCAGGTGCTAACTTTTTGCCTAGTTCCTTCCACGTCTCTCTTATCCCTTTCAATAGGGGGTCATTAACATTACTCTGATTTTGACCAGTGTCCGTCAACCAGAGAAGCCGTTGGAGTGTAGGTCCTACACTATACTGCATAAGCTCGAATACTTCTGGTTGTCTCTGAGGGTCAACTAATTCCAACCATCTATTTAATTGGATAGCTTGGTAATATCTCAAAATGTCAGGAAGTTCTAAGCCACCACTCGTTCTACTCCTAACTAACAGGTCATATGCAAGCCTAGGTTTTTTTCCGTTCCACAGGTATTTCAGGAAAAATCTCCTAATCTCCAGAAAGAATGTTTTTGGTAGGTGTATCGGTACAAGTTGCATGACATATAGGATTTTAGGGAAAACATAAGCTTTGATCACATTTTTTCTGCCTATCCAAGAAAGGTATGGCAGATTGTATTTCAATAGTAGTTGTGTGATATCCTTTTTAAGAGGAATGtaattacatttaaataaatCATCTAGGTTTCTTGGAATGTTTATTCCTAGATACTTTATTGGGCCCTTGGTCCAGTGAAAAGGGAGGCTGCGTTGTAGGGGGATAGCTCTAGAATCTCAAAGTGACATATTCAGAATTTCTGACTTAGAGTGGTTgacctttaaagagaacctgtcatctggattttgtgtatagagctgaggacatgggttgctagatggccgctagcacatccgcaatatccagtccccatagctctgtgtgcttttattgtgtaaaaaaaacctatttgatacatatgcaaattaacctcagatgagtcctgtccctgactcatctcacctacaggactcctctcaggttaatttgcatatgtatcaaatggttttttttacacaataaaagcacacagagctatgggactggatattgcggatgtgctagtggccatctagcagcccatgtcctcagctctatacacaaaatcccggtgacaggttccctttaagtcagatATCAGGCTAAATATCTCAATTTTTTTAACCAGTTGGTCTAGTCCTTTATCCGGGTTAGTCACCAGGAATAGGAGGTCGTCTGCGAAAGCTGTACATTTTAATTCTCCCCTATTATGCTTGACACCCTCAATTTCCTGAGTCTGTCTGACCAAATGTATGAGTGTCTCTACAACTAGTATAAATAAAGagggtgacaatgggcaccctTGTCTGGTCCCATTTGATATTTCGAATGTTGGTGACAATGTTCCGTTAACCTTCAGCCTGGCGTGTGGTTGTTGGTAAAGGGTGAATATCTAGTGAATGAAAGGGTCAGGGATGGCAAATCTCTCCAAAGTCAGTTTCATGAAGTtccagttgaccctgtcaaacgccttttccgCGTCAATGCTGAGCAGAGTCAACGGGAACCTCTTTGATTTGGCAGAGTGGATTGCGTGGAAGATCCGGTGTgtgttgtctttcccctcccttcCCTGGACAAATCCTGATTGTTCTGGGCCTATCAGATAAGGAAGTATTTTACTTAGTCTGGATGCCAGTATTTTGGCCCAAATTTTCAGATCCAAGTTTAGGAGAGAGATTGGCCTATAGCTTCCACAATTCCTGGGATCCTTACCCTCTTTATGAATGAGTGTTACATACGATTCCTGTGTCTGTCTAGGTAACGAACCTCCCTGTAATAGTGCATTGCATACATCAGTAAAACGGGGAGTTAGGATATCCTGGAAGCTTCTGTAGTATAATAGGGGTAGACCGTCTGGGCCTGGGCTCTTACCAGGGGGAAAACTGCAAATAATAGAGGACACCTCCTCTTGAGTGACTGGGATAGTTAATAAGTCTATGTCAGCCTGGTGAACTGTTGGAAGCTTGAGCGAGTTTAGAAATTCCCTAATATGTGTCTGTCTGGAGTCGGTTTAATCCGTAGACATTGATTTGTTTAGGTTGTATAACCCTTCATAGAATTGTTGAAAAGCTCTAGCTATTTCGGATGTGTCCTGGGTAATCCTATCATCAGGCTGTTTTATTTTGGAAATATATGTTgcgttttttgtcttttttagtAGTGAGGACATCAACTTGCACCCCTTATCCCCGTGTAAATACACTTTATGTTGGAAGTTCAACATCTGTTTCCTCACCTTCTGAGCTAGAAGGCTTTTGAGTTGGAGTCTGAGTTCTGTTAGCTCCCCCTGTTTCTGTCTACACGCAGATAATTTGTCTATTTTTTCAAGCAGCATTATCTGGGTTAGTATAGAGTCTACCTTCTTCTGATGCTCTTTTTTAACCTTAGTGCCTATAGAGATGAAGCAACCTCTAATGTAAGCCTTATGCGCTTCCCACTCAATAGGCGAGGTGCTGTGTGTGGAGGAATTGATTCCAAAATACAACTCTAGTTGAGACCTGACCTGATCAAGGTAAGGTCTGTTGTTCAACAGGGATTCGTTGAGTCTCCAGTTCCATTCCCTCCTTGGTAGTGAGGCCAGGGCGAGGGTCAGATGGCATGGTGCGTGGTCAGAGACAGTAATATTCCCAATCTCGGCGTTACTGGAGACAGGTAAAAGAGAAGCAGATGTTAAAATGTGATCGAGCCTCTGATATGAACCATTCCTATGACTTCCCAAGCTCTTTCACGATCATCTGGGGTATGTATCGCAATGCGTTTGCCGTTTTTTATAATCGCGATACCGAAGGGGTATAACCAGgcatactgtattttttgtactCTCAGCGCATCCAGTAGGGGTTTCATAATGTGCCTTTTCGCCAGCGTGGAGGGCGATATATCTTGGTAGAGAGCGACGTCCGCTCCATCGTATACGATCTGTCTTCTCTCTCTGGCTGCGGCCATTATTCGGGCAGTGTCCACATATGACAAAAGACCACAGACAACATCTCTGGGTCTCTCGTTCGGCTTTGGAACTGGTCTTAGGGCCCTGTGGATACGTTCAATAATAATCGAAGCGGCCGGTTCCTGGCCTAAAAGATCGGCGAAAATTTCCATGGCCAATTTATGCAGCGCTTCAGAAGCCCAGGATTCGGGTAGGCCCTTGATACGGATATTCCGTCGCCTGCTTCTGTTTTCTTGATCTTCAAGCATCAGCATCGCTTTGTTGAGCTCTGTGGTATGGAAGTTGAGATATTCCTCTATCCACGTGGAGTGCGACACAAGCTCCTGCGCCGCTGTTTCAAGCGTCTCCACTCTGTGCCCCATTTGTGTTATCTCAGATTTTATATCCGAGAGTTCCACCAGTACTGGCTTTATGGCCTTTTCCAGCGCTTGCCCCAGTACCTTAGTGAGAAAAGACTTCGATACAGGTGAGGGATCACGGGATTCTACTGTGTCGCCCAGAGAGCTGTCTGCATCAGAATCCTCTCCTTCTTCAGCGCATGCAGCTGCCGCCGCCATCTTAGGGCCCGCGCCTGGTGAGAGAAGCGCTTTCTTCTTAAGGAAACGCTGCATCGCTTGCTGGCTCTTTTGTGTTGAGGTGGGTCACCGCTAAATAAGTGGTTTAATTCGCTTGAGTGCGGAGGAGCCGAGGTCTCACACAGCCATCTGCATTCccggccaggctccgccccctatgaacagattttttatttatttttaagaccAGATTA is a genomic window of Bufo bufo chromosome 1, aBufBuf1.1, whole genome shotgun sequence containing:
- the LOC120989984 gene encoding olfactory receptor 1468-like gives rise to the protein MAAAAACAEEGEDSDADSSLGDTVESRDPSPVSKSFLTKVLGQALEKAIKPVLVELSDIKSEITQMGHRVETLETAAQELVSHSTWIEEYLNFHTTELNKAMLMLEDQENRSRRRNIRIKGLPESWASEALHKLAMEIFADLLGQEPAASIIIERIHRALRPVPKPNERPRDVVCGLLSYVDTARIMAAARERRQIVYDGADVALYQDISPSTLAKRHIMKPLLDALRTNLTVVTKFLLLGFQSSQLLRNLLFLLFLVVFVATICGNLLIIILVSTTKNLHTPMYFFISQLSISDILLSTNIVPNLLHILLNNGGTVSFIGCMTQFHFFDCTEALECFLLAVMSYDRYVAICNPLRYSSVMTNRFCVTSLIISWLMGNVFSLIITITSSKLNFCGSNIIDHLFCDIVPLLELSCSDTFSVHLEIFVLGAPTVMVPTSIIVVSYTYIVISVLRIPSITGRQKAFSTCSSHLIVVSIFYWTMFSVYVFPKREKTWVSSKIISLLYTVFTPFINPFIYSLRNKDIKKAIQQTLHKHISRNKH